Within Vicia villosa cultivar HV-30 ecotype Madison, WI linkage group LG1, Vvil1.0, whole genome shotgun sequence, the genomic segment AATGATCCAAAGAAATCGCCCGGAACTCCCCATTCTTTCCTTACCTTGTTACCCTCGTCACTCAACAATGTATATGGAAGTTTGTACTTCTTGGCAAATGCCTACATTTTCATGTGAGGCATTGGTTAATACTTAATAGGCATGAAAATTATGCGGTGAAAATTTTGTGTTTTACCTTGTGAGACGCAGTATCGTCGCCACTTATCCCAACAACCTCAGCTCCTGCTTTCTTGAACTTCTCGTATGAATCCCTAAATGCACAGGCCTGCGATAATTGATAAAATTGTCACTGTAACTAATCTGCATAATCTAATTCCATGCCTTTACCATATACAAAACTTGAGAACTCTTCTGATGCGGAttgaaagagaaaagataaaGCAATTCTGAAAGTGTGGAGAAATGAAATATTGTAGAAAGATAAAGAATGAATACTCGCACGCAAGATTTATGGAGGTTCAGAGATTGATTTCCTACATCCTGACTGCGGTCAATCCCATCACTGATCATGCTGAACACAACAACATGTGTGCAACACTTTCTAGTAAAGGAAAATCTCAACTCAACCCCTCACTTTCACTCTTGCTTAATGATTCTATGAAATGTCACTCTTCTATCCCCTTGCAGAAACACATCGGTTTATATACTAGTCCATTACAAAAAGTAGCTACAAAGTTCGTTATGAGTTTATAACTGAATCAATTTTATCAATGCCGAAAAGCCAAAAATCTGCCATGACAGTTGTCAAAAAATCCTCAATGAGGCTGACATATGACACATCATTGAATTGaactacaagctaacttaaccaACAAGTTTATCAAAGTTCAAACCTAACTAATTAACTAACAAGATCTGTCAGAATACAACATATCATAATCGTCAATCACTATTATTAAGAATTGTGGTTGAGgctaactcaaccttacaaaaccAGCATGTAAGACAAAGAGtacccccacttataaacacatgttcagGTCATATATTGTCTGATGCAGGACTTCTTAACACACTCCCTCACGTCCAACACTGGACATCTGGAGGGTGAacataaatggtgggtggcctaATAGCGGAACCCCGAAAGCATGTGGTCCAATGGATCTTTAACAAGGCTCTGGTACCATATTACGAATTGTGGTTTAACCAAACTCAAACTTACAAAATTGACTTGTAAAGTGAGGAAAACCCGACTTATAAGCATATATTGACCGAGGGACTCTTAACATCTATTAACACATACATGACTATTATTAGAAGCTACAATATGCTCTCTATATATAAAAAGTAACTATCTACACATAGAAATACAAATTAACTCTAACAATCAAACAAAATTTGGATTACATTACCTGTTTGGTACAGCCCGGAGTCTCATCAGCAGGATAGAAATAAACAACAACAGGTTTCCCTTTGTACTTAGATAGACTCACAGTCTTACCATCCTGATCCTTCAGCGTAAAAGCCGGTGGCTTCGAGCCTTTACTAACCTGCCATTCAGCAATGAATTGAAGAtatacaaacaaacaaacaaacaaacaaacaaacagtaATGCAAGTGGATTGAAACAAAGTTGTATACCTTGGCAAAAACTAAAGATCTTTTGAGTGAAGAAGCGGTAATGGAACTGGAAGAATGAGATAACTTGAGACCTAGAAACTGAGAGTTGAATTTGGTTGAagaaagtgatgatgatgatgatgatgatgatatgttTAAGGAAGATGTAAGAGGGTGATGTAATGTGAGGAAAGAGTTGGTTGGGAGAGTGAGGGAAGAGTTGGCAGCCATGGATGAAGAAGAACAAAGTGGTAACATGTTGTTGTGTGTTGTTTTTCCTTTTGGGTGGAAGATATGAGatagagatagagatagagagaTATGAGAGAATGTGATGTGAGATTGGAGTGAGTTGGTTGTGTTGTGTGGGTGGATGAAATGAAATCTGTAGGAGCCAACAAAGCAGGATTGGCTTTCTGGCGTGGCCTAATTCTTACCCTCAAACCAAACTTTTCATTAAGGGGTGATGTCTATGTAAACTTGTCTCTTTAAGGTACAAGTTTATCAACTAAATATAGAAATATTTGTCTTAAAGGTCCTATATTCAattttccaaaattttaaaaataatactatttaaatatatttttagtttttctTAAATCTTTTAGTcctttaaaaaatctattttttatcctcttatttaatatttttttgagattttttagtCCCTTTAATGAAAAATTGATGCTAACCGTGGTTTGTTCGAACATGTGACCTAAAAGTCATAAGTCAATGCTTTTATTAAATatgggtgtgtttggattggcggtgaacaaaattgattctagtataattgagtttggtagaattgatttttataaagttGAGTTTAGCAaaattaatttatgtttggatacatttatgtaaaagtgagttgaacaataaatttcagtgtaaaaatcaatcaaaatcaattctagagacagaaactacaaattctagcttcaagtagaattaaTTATGGAGGCAGGACCAATTCTATTTTTGATAAATCAAACACTCGAAAATCACCTATTATCAATTTTAcacctctagaattgattctgctTCTTTCAAAAGTCAGTCCAAACATCTTATATGTCAATTAACCTGTTGTGATTCAGTTGTAGTTGCAGCAAAACGTATTTATCATCGTGATTCTTTGTACGGAGCCATTACTATGTTCATGAAAATGTTATGCATTATCTATAATTTTAGCTTGACATGCTATTCCCTTTATCTTCATGTCCTCCGTTAAAGACAATATAATTATGTGACACCATGGAATAAACTTTCTTTAGCATGAAATTTAACTCGCTACCATAACAAATATCTCCATTGCTTTAAAACAAAATGTTCCTTCCTCTACCAAAACAATGATTATTGTGGAACTATGTGCTTGCAGGTATAAAGTTGAAAATCTCGCAAAAGATATATCTGAAGTTTTGATGACAACAACAACGATTAAGGTTGGGTGCAATAACTTTGACCTTTGACAATGGTGACCTAACCAGAGAAACATCTCACGTCTCGTCAACAAAAGAGACTAAAGATTAAAGTGTTTATATGATTAGGAGCAATCCAACAAAGAATCTTGAAGCCTTAGATGAAATGTAAAATCCAGCCAAGTTGTGTATGTCTTTCTGTTTGAGTTACTCGAGTTTTGTAAAAGCTAGGGAAGTACAAAGTcaactctcacacacacacatgcACACCCCTTAAAACATCTTTCTCAAACGTTCTCATCAAAAAAATGTTTTCTAGGCCAAGTTAACTGATTAAGAAGTTGTTCAATCTCTTTCAACAGGTTTTTTGAACTAGCTAATCGATTGGTAACTTATGTTAATTGATTGGAAAAACTTTTTTGAGTAAGCCAATCAATCAGAGCATTAAGTCAATTAATTGGAGAAAGGCTAAACGATTAACCAAACGATTAAGACATCACCTTAATGACTTGCAACGACTATATATCCAATATTTCCTTTCTGGGCATGGTAATCAAATAAATATGACTTGGTGAATCAATTGGAGTCTTATGTCAATCGATTGGCTCATCAATTCTGCCcatgaattattttctttttatttttccaactaatATATAAATGAGGCGCGCCTCTTCTTCATCTCACAGCATTTTCCAAAGctttacattttatttaaaactTATATCTCTATtttatctctttctctctataTAAACATTTTTCTTTCATCTAAAGTTTTCATAgtacttttgaataaaaccctgcttgTGAGGAAGATTTTGTAAGTGGTCGTGTTGTTTGTTTATTTCTTGAGGAGTGTGATTGTCTTTAGAAAATTAAGTTTAGTTTGTTGGATAAACCAATCATAAAACCTGTGTTTCAGTTTATTGAGTTTTTCCACAAAAAAAGTTATATTATCGGTTATTGAGATCAGCCTAAAAATCTCTAAGAAGGTTTGTTAGCTTAACTTGTGGTAAACGCTATCTTTGGTTGTAGATAAGTCTATAAAAATATCAAGATCTGTTTGTATAAAGGTGAGGCAAAATGATCGAGAAGTTCCATTCCCCATTGCATAAAAGGCCATGGTGAGGTAAGGACGTGTAGTTTGATTGACGGGGCATTGAAGACGTCAATGTGTTGTTGACATTGATCACATTTATTGATGTATTCTCAGGCATCTTGAGTCATGGTCATCAAGAAATATCCTACTATAAGGACCATTTTGTTTAAAGCGGCAACTCCCAAATGTTGCTTAGTCATTCCCTCGTGTACCTCTAAGAAGGCGTAATTGGCTTCTACCTTTTTTAGACATCTTAAAAAGGGGTGGAAAGACCTATCTTTTATAGGACTCCCACAACCATTGTATATCCACTAGCTTTTTTCTTTATGAGTGTGGCCTCTGATCGATCTGAAGCCAAATTCATGTGTTTAATGTACTCTTTGATTTGAGTGATCCAGGAAGTAAGGGTTGGCGCACTTATAGTCATTACGGTTTCCCTTAATCActctatttttggtattttcttGGTCTCATAGACGAACGATTGATTGATTCCGGGGCTCTGAGTGCTGGCTAGTCGGGATAACACGTTGGCCAGATTTCACGATCATATCATCCATGTATACTTCCAGTGTTTTCCCTATTTCTTCTCGAAAGAATTTATTCATCATTCTCTAGTAAGTTAGTACTCTTTAGTCAGAAGGACATGATATTATACTGATAGTTGGCTTATTCGGTCATGAACATAGTTTTCACATGGTCGGGCCCGTAAAATTGAATCTGGTTGTATTCGGAATATGCGTCCATAAAAGATAGCATCTGGTAGCCAGTCGAACTATCGACAAGTTGGTCAATGTTCAGGAGGGGATATGAATCTTTAGGACACACACGATTAAGGTCAGTATAAGCGACACACATTTTCCATTTTCCTAAGGCATTTTTAACTAGAACCAAGTTAGATAGCCATTCGATATACTTTGGATCTAAAATAAACTTGGTGTCTAATAGATATTTAATTGTTTTCTCAATAGCCTTAGCCTTTTCAAGAGATTGTTTTCTTCGTTTTTTGGACACGTACCTGGACTCGACGTCTAGGTTCAATTGATGACAAGCCATTTGTGGATCTATGTCAGTCATCTTGTGTGATGAGATAGCAAAGATGTCGACATTTGCTTGGAGGAATTTGGCTAGCATGAATCTTATATCTTGGGAAATCCTAGATCCAATTTTGGATGACCTGAACGAATTATCTCGTAGTTGCACGAATTCCAATTCTCTGTCCGGGGTAGGTTTGACTTCTCTCTTCCACGCGTCGAGATTGAGCTTGTACAATTCTTCGACGCTAATGTCAGAATATCTTTGTGGATTCTTCTCTTGATTCTCCTTGCTTATTATAAATTCGCGTTTATAATGGCTAGTGCTCCTCTACCGTCGTGATAGGATATCTTCAAATGGTCTGTAGAGGGAACTTCATCTAGTTTAGCAATGAAGGACCTCTCAAGAATGCCTTTGAATGCGCTTTTACACTATATCAGAAGGAATATAATAGTCATCATTATTTGCCTTGTCCCTACTCTGATTGATAATGTTAGAGCTATAGCTCCACAAGGATGATTTATTGAATCGTTGAAGGCTAACAAATCTTCTCCCTCAGATGGACTCAAACCTGTTCGACAAAGACCTAACGATTCCAGTGTGTTTTTGTAAAGGACATTACAAGAACTGTTGTTATCTATTAGGAATCTCGTTAAGGTTAAATTAGTGATAACAATTGTGATAACAAAAGGTAGATCGGAGTTTGATATTTCGCCGACCTTTTCCAAATCCAAGAACCTTAAATTTAATCAATCGTTTTGCTAGAACTTCGGATCAGTGTTTAGCAAGAAGAAATCGAAAGGCGACGAAGTGTTGGATGCGGTGACACTCCGAAATGTGTCGATCAACGATGATACATGAGGAATCTGATTTGAATCTGTCTTTTTTAACATCTTTGGAGAGGTTATCGTCTATGCTCACTTGCTATTGGTATGAAACTTTCTTCGGGTTGAGAATTAGTTGTTCTTGAAGGATACACGGGAATCATAAGTTGATTTCTATAAATGGCACCAATGTTATGTTCTAGAACCAAAAATGTATAGAGTTGCAGAAGTTGTGGCGAAAGAGAACTTTCGATGCGACAAAACGGGGGGTGTgcctgcaaggttagcactccgACGCTCAAGCCAATATGTGAATGATAAGAGAGTACTCAAACTGTGTTTGAAACTTGTTACCTGAAATGACATCATTCTGTATATATAGGAAAGAAGAATAAGTGTCTCACTATCTTTCAGGTGTAGAATGCGTAGAACCGTTGGATATATTAGATGTATGGATCTCGGGCATCCGGGTCTACGATGGTCTAGTGATATGTTGAATATTCTAGAAACTTAATGTATACTTGATCTGATACTAGAACCTTTTGTCTTGTGGTGGTCAAACTAAAAAGGGAGATGACCGGCCCgacaatagtttttattttataccaaacaaaatatattttaaaaaaaatattttattgcattattataattttattacttaaaaaatcgaaaataatgttattttaaaactatttttcttttcatttattaTGAAACATTACTAATGAACTTTAGAGTAGATTTGTCACTGTAGTTTGTAGCAATGAACGGTGCTGTTAGAACCGCCGTTAAGGTTTCCGGCGACCACAAAACACCGCCGTCGAGCTTAGATCTCAACGCCGGTAGCCGATTAGCACCACCTCCTTACGATTCATCCTATGTCTTAGCCACCAGATCATCCAGGCATGactctctctttcttcttctcaCCTTACCTTAGTTTAAATTCAACAAAATCAATGCTAATTTTTCCAGTTTTTTCTTTGTGGAAACTTCAATTTAACTGTTCTTTATGTAAATTCACTATGTTTTGACTTGGAAATTAGAATAATcgatttttttgttgttgcagaCAAGTTCTCTCTTACTGGACATGCTCTAAGCTTTGTGCAATTTTCTTTGTTGGTGGAGTTGTTTTTGGTTACACACTCAGAGGACGTGTTAAGCGTTGGGCTTCTAAGATTCTCAAGAAACTTAGCTGAAACAAATTTTGATTTCACTTACTGATTTGGTTAGGGTTTAGTTTCATATAAATCTTAGCTTgagaaaaaaaaatgtgaatttTGCTCAATTCTTAGAGATACTTACTGATTATGATTGTTGCTTTATGGTTTTCTACCATTGCTCGATATTGTTCATATTCAACCCTAACTCAGTTCTCTGATTTCTAACCACTTTATAGCACCGACACTGCTTCCGTGTCAGACACCAACACAAcactgacacttgtgattacgttcAATTCATTcgtttttttcaaattattatcagtGTCAACGTGCATGTGTTGTGTCTGGGGTCTGTGTTTGTGTCTATGCTTCATATGACAGCTGATTATCACAATGCCTGCAGTCGATTTCCTGCATTTGTTGCCGTCGTGTAAATCACATGTTGATCCATCAAAATGGGGATT encodes:
- the LOC131629945 gene encoding peroxiredoxin Q, chloroplastic yields the protein MLPLCSSSSMAANSSLTLPTNSFLTLHHPLTSSLNISSSSSSSSLSSTKFNSQFLGLKLSHSSSSITASSLKRSLVFAKVSKGSKPPAFTLKDQDGKTVSLSKYKGKPVVVYFYPADETPGCTKQACAFRDSYEKFKKAGAEVVGISGDDTASHKAFAKKYKLPYTLLSDEGNKVRKEWGVPGDFFGSLPGRETYVIDKNGVVQLVYNNQFQPEKHIDETLKLLQSL
- the LOC131629954 gene encoding uncharacterized protein LOC131629954 gives rise to the protein MNGAVRTAVKVSGDHKTPPSSLDLNAGSRLAPPPYDSSYVLATRSSRQVLSYWTCSKLCAIFFVGGVVFGYTLRGRVKRWASKILKKLS